A stretch of Enterobacter cloacae complex sp. ECNIH7 DNA encodes these proteins:
- a CDS encoding phage tail protein — MTAKYFAILTNQGAARLANATALGTQLNLTQMAVGDANGTLPTPDPAQTKLVNQKRIAPLNLLAVDPNNSSQIIAEQIIPENEGGFWIREIGLYDDDGILIAVANCPETYKPQLQEGSGRTQTIRMILIVSSTSSISLKIDPSVVLATRQYVDDKVIEVKGYADDQMKKHIAADNPHKQYPLIANALKEIADAGLSAEVLKNLGLGEGSALPIGVPVPWPSATPPTGWLKCNGAAFAASQYPKLALAYPALRLPDLRGEFIRGWDDGRGVDAGRGLLSFQEGTIVSGFDDNDTGDISSIGSSDYGFGDVITAAQWEKIKGKKWIGSSANSQRYDWWAYVSARPRNIAFNYIVRAA, encoded by the coding sequence ATGACCGCAAAATATTTTGCCATACTGACGAATCAGGGCGCGGCGCGGCTAGCTAACGCGACGGCACTTGGTACGCAACTCAACCTGACGCAAATGGCGGTAGGCGACGCCAACGGAACGTTGCCAACCCCCGATCCGGCGCAGACGAAGCTCGTCAACCAAAAACGCATAGCGCCGCTGAATCTGCTCGCTGTTGACCCAAATAATTCCAGCCAGATCATCGCTGAACAGATAATTCCCGAGAACGAGGGCGGTTTCTGGATCCGAGAGATCGGTCTCTACGACGACGACGGCATTCTGATCGCCGTGGCTAACTGCCCGGAGACATACAAGCCTCAGCTGCAGGAAGGCAGCGGTCGCACGCAGACCATTCGCATGATTCTGATTGTGTCGAGCACATCGTCAATTTCCCTGAAAATTGATCCGTCGGTTGTGCTGGCAACGCGTCAGTACGTTGACGATAAAGTTATTGAGGTAAAGGGCTACGCTGATGATCAGATGAAAAAGCATATTGCTGCTGATAATCCGCATAAACAGTACCCATTAATCGCCAATGCGTTAAAAGAAATTGCCGATGCGGGGTTGAGCGCTGAGGTTCTCAAAAACCTTGGTTTGGGAGAAGGCTCTGCTTTGCCGATTGGCGTCCCCGTTCCGTGGCCGTCAGCAACTCCACCGACGGGGTGGCTCAAATGCAACGGTGCGGCGTTCGCGGCTTCCCAATATCCGAAATTGGCTCTGGCTTATCCTGCACTCAGATTACCTGATTTACGCGGTGAGTTTATCCGAGGCTGGGATGACGGGCGTGGGGTTGACGCTGGTCGCGGGCTGCTGTCATTCCAGGAAGGTACTATTGTTTCGGGCTTTGATGACAATGATACGGGGGATATAAGTTCAATCGGGTCATCCGACTATGGGTTTGGCGATGTAATAACCGCAGCACAATGGGAAAAGATCAAAGGAAAAAAATGGATCGGTAGTTCGGCAAATTCGCAACGCTACGATTGGTGGGCTTATGTTTCAGCCCGCCCCCGTAACATCGCATTTAACTACATCGTGAGGGCCGCATAA
- a CDS encoding phage tail protein I encodes MSERLLPFGSSPLEVAAAAALSNIERVPVPLRTLWNPSACPVNLLPYLAWALSVDRWDEAWPESTKRSVIMSSFFVHQHKGTISALRRVVEPLGFLIEVREWWQLGEEPGTFRLVVGVLDNGITDEMYQELERLIEDAKPASRHMTGLAISLSSTGEFYVGAGCYHGDALAVYPYTTEKLIVGGDYYPASAIHLIDNLRVNA; translated from the coding sequence ATGAGTGAAAGGCTATTACCCTTTGGGTCATCACCGCTGGAAGTCGCCGCTGCCGCAGCGCTCTCGAATATTGAACGAGTGCCGGTACCGCTACGCACCTTATGGAACCCCAGCGCGTGCCCGGTAAATTTACTTCCCTACCTGGCATGGGCGCTGTCTGTAGATCGGTGGGATGAGGCGTGGCCGGAGAGCACGAAACGCAGCGTCATTATGTCCTCGTTTTTCGTCCATCAGCACAAAGGAACCATCAGCGCATTGCGTCGTGTTGTGGAACCGCTTGGCTTTTTGATTGAGGTGCGCGAGTGGTGGCAGCTCGGTGAGGAGCCAGGGACATTCCGTCTGGTTGTCGGTGTGCTTGATAACGGCATCACTGACGAAATGTATCAGGAGCTTGAACGGCTCATTGAAGATGCCAAACCGGCAAGTAGACATATGACCGGGCTGGCTATCAGCCTGAGTTCAACGGGAGAGTTTTATGTTGGCGCAGGATGCTATCACGGCGATGCGCTGGCTGTTTACCCCTACACCACAGAGAAACTTATTGTCGGTGGTGATTATTACCCGGCCTCGGCCATCCATTTGATTGATAACCTGAGAGTGAACGCATGA
- a CDS encoding baseplate assembly protein has translation MAIVDLSQLAAPDVVEEVDYETLLAERKATFVSLYPEEEREAIARTLTLESEPIVKLLQENAYREVIWRQRVNEAALAVTLAYSSGHDLDVIAGNNNTERLTITPGDDTTIPPTAAVMESDADLRLRAQQAFEGLSVAGPVGAYEYHGRSADGRVADVSVESPQPAHVTISVLSREGDGTARPELLAVVEKALNAETVRPVGDRVTVQSAEIVPYQINATLYVYPGPESEPIRQAAEQKLQNYISAQHRLGRDIRLSAIYAALHVEGVQRVELESPHSDIVLSKSQASNCTSYQIAIGGSDE, from the coding sequence ATGGCTATTGTTGATCTGAGCCAGCTCGCCGCGCCTGATGTCGTGGAGGAGGTGGATTATGAAACGCTGTTGGCAGAACGAAAGGCCACCTTTGTCTCCCTCTATCCGGAAGAGGAGCGAGAAGCGATTGCACGGACGCTGACGCTGGAATCCGAGCCGATTGTGAAGCTGCTGCAGGAGAACGCCTACCGGGAAGTCATCTGGCGCCAGCGGGTTAATGAGGCTGCGCTGGCCGTGACGCTGGCCTATTCTTCCGGTCACGATCTGGACGTTATTGCGGGAAACAATAATACCGAACGCCTGACCATCACCCCGGGCGATGATACTACCATTCCGCCAACGGCTGCCGTCATGGAGTCTGATGCTGACCTGCGACTGCGTGCGCAGCAGGCATTTGAGGGATTGAGTGTTGCGGGACCGGTTGGAGCCTATGAATATCATGGTCGAAGTGCCGACGGACGGGTCGCTGACGTTTCGGTTGAAAGCCCTCAGCCTGCACACGTGACGATTTCGGTGTTATCCCGTGAGGGTGATGGTACCGCTCGTCCTGAACTACTGGCGGTTGTTGAAAAAGCGCTTAATGCTGAAACCGTCCGCCCCGTAGGCGATCGTGTAACGGTCCAGTCGGCAGAAATTGTGCCTTACCAGATAAACGCGACGCTCTACGTTTATCCCGGACCAGAGTCTGAACCCATCAGGCAGGCAGCGGAGCAGAAGCTGCAGAATTATATCAGCGCACAGCATCGCCTTGGACGCGATATTCGTCTCTCGGCCATCTATGCAGCACTTCACGTTGAAGGCGTGCAGCGCGTTGAACTGGAATCTCCCCACTCTGACATTGTGCTAAGTAAGTCGCAGGCCTCGAACTGTACCTCGTATCAGATAGCGATCGGGGGTTCGGATGAGTGA
- a CDS encoding GPW/gp25 family protein yields the protein MTVRYRGMNRQTGLSISEAEHIRQSVRDILVTPIGSRVMRRDYGSLLAAMIDRPQSPALRLQIMAACYSAIQKWEPRISLTAITFERSENDGTLYVDITGTRPTSGQSFSITISLS from the coding sequence ATGACGGTGCGTTACAGGGGGATGAACAGGCAGACCGGGCTGAGCATTTCAGAGGCGGAACACATCCGTCAAAGCGTGCGCGACATTCTGGTTACGCCGATTGGCTCACGGGTCATGCGGCGGGATTACGGCTCGCTGCTGGCGGCGATGATCGACAGGCCGCAGAGTCCGGCGCTGCGCCTGCAAATCATGGCCGCCTGTTATTCCGCCATCCAGAAATGGGAGCCGCGGATAAGCCTGACGGCCATCACTTTCGAGCGTTCGGAGAACGACGGGACGTTGTATGTCGATATCACCGGCACGCGCCCGACCTCCGGGCAATCCTTTTCTATCACCATTTCACTGAGTTAA